One window of Bacteroidales bacterium genomic DNA carries:
- a CDS encoding response regulator, which yields MMKAIIIEDEEPARDLLRKYLEPFTDIEIIGEYIDGYEGAKAINKLKPDVVFLDIQLPRLTGIEVLELLEHAPMLIFTTAYDEYALKAFEKNAVDYLLKPFSRDRFSQAIERAKSRISTQPNTEQSIQQLAENLTTESHLTRIVVKSPKAMNVIPVDDILYLEAQDDYVMIHTSESRHMKKQTMKYFEDRLNPDQFVRIHRSFIANVSHITKLEPYSKDAFIAVLKNGAKLNVSNSGYKALKERLSF from the coding sequence ATTATGAAGGCAATTATCATTGAAGATGAAGAACCTGCTCGCGATTTGCTCAGGAAATATCTTGAACCATTCACTGATATTGAGATAATTGGGGAATATATCGATGGTTATGAGGGAGCAAAGGCTATCAATAAGCTAAAGCCCGATGTGGTTTTCCTTGACATTCAACTACCCAGATTAACTGGTATTGAAGTTCTTGAACTTCTGGAACATGCTCCAATGCTTATTTTCACAACTGCTTACGATGAATACGCCCTAAAAGCTTTCGAGAAGAATGCAGTTGATTATCTTTTGAAGCCTTTCTCAAGGGATAGATTCTCACAGGCAATAGAGCGAGCCAAATCAAGGATTTCCACGCAACCAAATACCGAGCAAAGCATTCAGCAATTGGCAGAGAATCTTACAACCGAATCACATCTAACTCGAATTGTAGTAAAATCGCCAAAGGCGATGAATGTTATTCCAGTCGATGATATCCTCTACCTCGAAGCGCAGGACGATTACGTTATGATTCATACTTCCGAATCGAGGCATATGAAAAAACAAACAATGAAGTATTTCGAGGATAGGTTAAATCCCGATCAGTTCGTTCGCATTCATCGTTCATTTATTGCAAATGTTAGCCATATCACTAAATTGGAGCCATACTCAAAGGATGCTTTTATTGCTGTACTCAAGAATGGAGCGAAACTTAATGTAAGTAATTCAGGTTATAAAGCCTTGAAGGAGCGATTGTCGTTCTAA
- a CDS encoding tolB protein precursor, producing the protein MSMAPRYRNLKFKLLIVFTLFISVYANAQYFGRNKPLYKRFDYNVYQTPNFEIYHYFKNDSLVNRISQTAEKWYWMHYQVFRDSIKKKNPLIIYPNQGDFQQTTAISGIIGIGTGGVTEALKNRVILPVTETWAQTEHVLGHELVHAFQYNSLINGDSTSLNSVRNLPLWMVEGMAEYLSIGSVDYLTAMWMRDAVLNDYLPTLELMTRDQSTYFPYRYGQAFWAFVGRTFGDSLINPIFKETAKRGYDWALRRYVGMDEKTFSNIWIQVNKDFYKKVMKDSVDTPAGNRTIFEKNAGEINISPSVSPDGRYVAFYSEKDLFSIDLFLANAASGRIIRKLSSTVHENEIDALNFIESAGTWSPDSKQFAFVAFSKGKNKLLIVDVFNEKLVKEFLIPGVPAFNYPAWSPDGETIVVSGLVEGINDLYSYNLKTGEVKNLTNDIWCNIHPSWSPDGRYIVFSTDQPTEEDKKNNRRVGYYIAIYDSQTGLTKVRPFFPGAENLNPMFSSNGKSIYFLSNSDGFRNLYTYNLESGEVYRQTRILTGISGMTPLAPAMSLARETNEITYSYYFKGHYSIYTADTIDFSPIKVNPDSVDFTASILPPFNRAVPGIIDNYLSNMSKLSKTPIDSFKTIPFKPKFKLDYISNIGMGISTSQYGTGMQGGVEMLFSDITGSHQIYTGLALNGEIYDFGGQVSYMNQKNRIFWGLSVSHIPYSMGYQDLPYIDTTTFNQPTWVYRLQYIRMFEDMVGGIAYFPLSQTQRIETSSSFARYSYRIDNYNTYYDLNFQSSVLRKERGVDPPSFTIGRTDFAYVFDNSSFGIASPMKGTRTRFEIERTYGKYNFNGVLVDLRKYIYKKPFCFAMRGYYYGRFGVDSTSNFYPLNVAYPWFIRGYDRTSFLEVSSPNSGYVTYNQLQGQQMVVVNFEIRLPFTGPERLTVLKSNYFYTELALFADAGLAWDSQNSPVLRWKPRNAVERIPVFSTGVSLRFNLFGMLVIEPFYAIPYQLGGIKSAYIGVNFLPGW; encoded by the coding sequence ATGAGTATGGCACCTCGATATCGTAACTTAAAGTTTAAACTCCTTATCGTTTTTACTCTTTTCATTAGTGTATATGCAAACGCTCAATACTTTGGACGTAACAAACCGCTTTATAAACGGTTTGATTACAATGTATACCAAACCCCAAATTTTGAAATTTACCACTATTTCAAAAACGATTCTTTAGTTAATCGCATATCGCAAACTGCCGAGAAATGGTACTGGATGCACTACCAAGTATTTCGTGACTCTATAAAGAAAAAAAATCCCTTAATCATCTATCCTAACCAAGGAGATTTCCAGCAAACCACGGCTATATCCGGAATAATTGGCATTGGAACAGGCGGTGTTACTGAGGCATTAAAAAACAGGGTTATTCTTCCAGTTACCGAAACATGGGCTCAAACAGAGCACGTGCTGGGTCATGAACTCGTACATGCGTTCCAATACAACTCCTTAATTAACGGCGACTCAACCTCTTTAAACTCCGTTCGCAATCTCCCACTTTGGATGGTGGAAGGGATGGCTGAATATCTCTCGATTGGCAGTGTCGATTACCTAACTGCAATGTGGATGAGGGATGCCGTTCTTAACGATTATCTACCCACCCTTGAGCTTATGACAAGGGATCAAAGTACATATTTCCCATACCGTTACGGTCAAGCATTTTGGGCTTTTGTTGGCAGAACATTTGGCGACAGCCTAATAAATCCAATATTCAAAGAAACAGCCAAGCGAGGATACGATTGGGCTTTAAGACGCTACGTTGGAATGGATGAGAAAACATTCTCAAATATCTGGATACAGGTTAACAAGGATTTCTATAAAAAGGTGATGAAAGATTCGGTTGATACACCAGCCGGAAACAGAACCATTTTTGAAAAAAATGCAGGTGAAATCAACATCTCCCCATCAGTTAGCCCCGATGGTCGTTATGTTGCCTTTTACTCGGAAAAAGATTTATTCTCCATCGATCTGTTTCTAGCCAATGCCGCTAGTGGTAGGATAATCAGAAAACTTTCAAGCACCGTTCATGAGAATGAAATTGATGCTCTAAATTTTATCGAATCGGCTGGAACATGGTCGCCCGATAGCAAACAATTTGCATTTGTAGCCTTCAGCAAGGGGAAAAACAAATTGCTTATTGTTGATGTCTTTAACGAAAAATTGGTTAAAGAATTTCTAATTCCAGGAGTACCCGCTTTCAACTACCCTGCATGGTCGCCTGATGGTGAAACAATTGTTGTATCGGGTTTAGTTGAAGGCATAAATGACCTATACTCATATAATTTAAAAACTGGTGAGGTAAAGAATTTAACTAACGATATTTGGTGCAACATTCACCCATCATGGTCTCCCGATGGACGCTATATTGTTTTCTCAACCGATCAACCCACGGAAGAGGATAAAAAGAATAACCGTAGAGTTGGTTACTATATCGCAATTTATGATAGCCAAACAGGTTTAACAAAAGTTCGCCCATTCTTCCCCGGAGCAGAAAATCTTAACCCCATGTTTTCTAGCAATGGAAAATCTATTTACTTCCTATCCAATAGCGATGGTTTTAGAAACCTTTATACCTACAACCTTGAATCTGGTGAAGTATACCGTCAAACTAGGATTTTAACGGGTATTAGCGGTATGACACCGCTTGCTCCAGCCATGAGTCTGGCTCGCGAAACAAACGAAATAACCTATTCGTACTATTTTAAAGGACACTACTCCATATACACTGCCGATACTATCGATTTCTCGCCCATTAAAGTGAATCCAGATTCTGTGGATTTTACAGCATCAATACTTCCCCCATTCAACAGAGCTGTTCCGGGAATTATCGATAATTATCTGAGCAACATGAGTAAATTATCTAAAACCCCCATAGATTCTTTCAAAACCATTCCTTTCAAACCCAAATTCAAACTCGATTACATCTCAAATATTGGTATGGGAATATCTACAAGTCAATATGGAACGGGTATGCAAGGAGGTGTTGAGATGCTTTTCAGTGATATTACTGGATCACACCAAATTTACACTGGGCTTGCCTTAAATGGAGAGATTTATGACTTTGGAGGACAAGTATCATATATGAATCAGAAGAATAGAATTTTCTGGGGATTATCCGTTTCACATATCCCTTATTCAATGGGCTACCAAGATCTTCCATATATTGATACTACTACATTCAATCAACCTACATGGGTATATCGGCTTCAATATATTAGAATGTTTGAGGATATGGTTGGAGGTATTGCTTACTTCCCCCTATCGCAAACCCAAAGGATAGAAACAAGCAGCTCATTTGCAAGATATTCATATAGGATTGATAACTATAACACGTACTATGATCTTAACTTTCAGAGTTCTGTGCTAAGAAAGGAAAGGGGCGTTGATCCTCCATCCTTTACAATTGGACGAACAGATTTTGCTTATGTTTTTGATAATTCAAGTTTCGGAATAGCCTCCCCTATGAAAGGGACTAGAACACGATTTGAAATTGAAAGAACCTATGGGAAATACAATTTTAACGGAGTTTTGGTTGATTTAAGAAAATACATATACAAGAAGCCCTTCTGCTTTGCTATGAGGGGTTACTACTACGGTAGGTTTGGTGTAGATAGCACCAGCAATTTTTACCCACTTAATGTTGCATACCCTTGGTTCATTCGGGGCTACGATAGAACATCCTTTTTAGAAGTTTCTTCACCCAACAGCGGGTATGTAACCTATAACCAGCTCCAAGGGCAGCAAATGGTAGTAGTAAATTTTGAGATAAGACTTCCTTTTACTGGGCCTGAAAGGCTAACTGTGCTAAAATCGAATTATTTCTATACCGAACTTGCCCTGTTTGCCGATGCCGGCCTTGCATGGGACAGCCAAAATTCTCCTGTTTTAAGATGGAAACCTAGAAACGCTGTTGAAAGGATTCCTGTTTTCAGCACAGGGGTAAGCTTAAGATTTAACCTATTCGGAATGCTTGTTATTGAGCCATTCTACGCAATACCCTATCAGCTCGGAGGAATAAAATCTGCATACATTGGGGTTAACTTCTTACCGGGATGGTAA
- a CDS encoding pyridoxal phosphate-dependent aminotransferase encodes MKDTPIPYDVVKQKIADSGLTKVGRATIREIVRLVNEIEAATGKKYIRMEMGVPGLEPNQVGIEAEIQALRNGVASKYPMIDGVPTLKKEISRFVKNYINIDVEEKSCIPTVGSMQGGMASFLLTNRCYKEKDTILFIDPGFPVQKQQLKVLGMKYETFDVYNHRGEKLRAKLETFLEKGNISTILYSNPNNPSWICFTETELQIIGELANKYDTVVIEDLAYFAMDFRKDLSKPGEPPYQLTVANYTKNWIMLISSSKAFSYAGQRIGCMVVSNELYSRRFPDLKRFFASDEFGYAMIYGAVYSLSSGTCHSAQYGLAAMLKAANDGTFNFVESVREYGEKAKIMKKLFIDNGFQLVYDMDEDKPLADGFYFTISYPGFSGEDLIDELLFYGISAISLLITGSERIEGLRACVSQVQRTQFEDLENRLKKFNHDHPVK; translated from the coding sequence ATGAAGGATACCCCAATACCCTACGATGTAGTTAAGCAAAAAATTGCTGACTCAGGACTTACTAAAGTTGGTCGTGCAACGATTCGTGAGATTGTTCGGTTGGTAAATGAAATTGAAGCTGCTACCGGGAAAAAATATATTAGAATGGAGATGGGTGTTCCTGGATTGGAACCCAACCAAGTTGGCATTGAGGCCGAAATACAGGCTTTAAGAAATGGCGTTGCTTCAAAATACCCAATGATTGATGGTGTACCTACACTTAAAAAGGAAATATCCCGATTTGTAAAAAATTATATAAACATTGACGTTGAAGAAAAAAGTTGTATACCTACCGTTGGATCAATGCAAGGTGGTATGGCCTCGTTTCTTTTAACGAATCGATGCTATAAGGAAAAAGATACCATTCTATTTATTGATCCGGGGTTTCCAGTACAAAAGCAACAGCTTAAGGTGCTAGGAATGAAGTATGAAACATTTGATGTTTATAATCATAGGGGCGAAAAGCTTAGAGCTAAACTCGAAACTTTTCTTGAAAAAGGGAATATTTCTACTATCCTTTACTCAAATCCCAATAACCCATCGTGGATTTGCTTTACAGAAACTGAGCTTCAAATAATAGGCGAACTAGCAAACAAATACGATACTGTTGTAATTGAGGATTTAGCCTATTTTGCAATGGATTTTCGTAAGGATCTCTCAAAACCAGGAGAACCTCCTTACCAGCTAACCGTTGCTAACTATACTAAAAACTGGATTATGCTTATCTCCAGTTCAAAGGCATTTTCATATGCTGGTCAGCGCATAGGTTGCATGGTAGTTAGCAATGAATTATACTCAAGACGTTTCCCCGATTTAAAACGCTTTTTCGCATCCGATGAATTTGGGTATGCAATGATTTATGGTGCAGTATACTCTTTATCATCAGGAACATGCCATTCCGCACAGTACGGGCTTGCAGCAATGCTAAAAGCTGCTAATGATGGTACATTCAACTTTGTTGAATCCGTTAGGGAGTATGGCGAAAAAGCCAAAATCATGAAGAAACTCTTTATTGATAATGGTTTCCAATTAGTTTACGATATGGATGAGGATAAACCATTAGCTGATGGTTTCTACTTTACAATTTCATACCCCGGGTTTAGTGGTGAAGATCTAATTGATGAGCTATTGTTTTATGGAATTAGCGCAATTTCTTTGCTAATAACTGGCAGCGAAAGAATAGAGGGACTTCGAGCTTGTGTTTCTCAAGTTCAACGCACTCAATTCGAAGACCTTGAAAATCGCTTAAAGAAATTCAATCATGATCATCCTGTAAAATAG
- a CDS encoding 4Fe-4S binding protein, producing the protein MAKVKGAIKVDVEKCKGCSLCVVVCPSKVIALAKEVNGKGYNYAYMANPEECTGCTNCAMVCPDSVIDVYRVKAQVGA; encoded by the coding sequence ATGGCAAAAGTAAAAGGTGCAATTAAAGTTGATGTTGAAAAATGCAAAGGGTGCAGTCTTTGTGTTGTAGTTTGCCCCTCCAAGGTTATTGCTCTTGCAAAGGAAGTAAATGGCAAGGGTTATAATTATGCATACATGGCTAATCCAGAAGAATGTACAGGATGCACAAACTGTGCAATGGTTTGTCCAGATAGCGTTATCGATGTATATAGAGTTAAGGCCCAGGTTGGAGCTTAA
- a CDS encoding 3-methyl-2-oxobutanoate dehydrogenase subunit VorB produces MADYKLMKGNEVIAEAAIRFGCDGYFGYPITPQSEIMETLMVRKPWEETGMVVLQAESEVAAINMVYGGAACGKKVMTSSSSPGISLKQEGISYIAGAELPCVIVNVVRGGPGLGTIQPGQSDYFQATKGGGHGDYRLIVLAPASVQEMNDFVGLGFDLAFQYRNPIMILSDGVIGQMMEKVQLGEFKPRWTNEEIIKMHGSWATTGKPSDRERNIITSLELDSSRQEKFNHKLIEKYKTISEKEVRFEKIACDDAEYLFIAYGSSSRICQKAIEIAREKGIKVGLLRPITLFPFPTKQIQAMLKQVKGILTVEMSAGQMIEDVRLAVEGKVPVEHFGRLGGMIPSPNEAVQALEDQIIKGK; encoded by the coding sequence ATGGCAGATTATAAATTAATGAAGGGAAACGAAGTCATCGCAGAGGCTGCAATACGCTTTGGCTGCGATGGATACTTTGGATACCCAATTACCCCACAGTCCGAAATTATGGAAACTCTTATGGTACGCAAACCATGGGAGGAGACTGGTATGGTTGTACTTCAAGCCGAGAGCGAAGTTGCAGCTATTAACATGGTATATGGCGGTGCTGCTTGCGGAAAAAAAGTAATGACATCATCATCAAGCCCTGGTATTAGCTTAAAGCAAGAAGGGATATCATATATTGCTGGCGCTGAACTACCATGTGTAATTGTTAACGTAGTTCGTGGAGGCCCAGGTTTAGGAACAATTCAGCCAGGACAAAGCGATTATTTCCAAGCCACAAAAGGTGGAGGACATGGCGATTATAGATTAATTGTACTTGCCCCTGCATCGGTTCAGGAGATGAACGATTTTGTTGGTCTTGGATTCGACCTTGCATTTCAATACCGTAACCCTATTATGATACTATCTGACGGTGTTATTGGTCAGATGATGGAAAAAGTTCAACTTGGTGAATTCAAACCACGTTGGACCAATGAGGAGATTATAAAAATGCATGGATCTTGGGCAACAACAGGAAAACCCTCGGATCGTGAACGTAATATCATAACATCGCTTGAACTGGATTCTAGCCGTCAGGAGAAATTCAATCATAAGCTCATCGAGAAATATAAAACTATATCTGAAAAAGAGGTACGTTTTGAGAAGATTGCTTGTGACGATGCTGAATATCTATTTATAGCTTACGGTTCATCAAGTCGTATCTGCCAAAAAGCAATTGAAATTGCTCGCGAAAAGGGTATTAAAGTTGGATTACTTCGACCAATAACCTTATTCCCATTCCCTACAAAACAGATTCAGGCGATGCTTAAGCAGGTAAAAGGAATTCTAACAGTTGAGATGAGCGCTGGACAAATGATTGAGGATGTTCGTTTAGCAGTTGAAGGTAAGGTTCCAGTTGAACATTTTGGTCGTTTAGGCGGAATGATTCCTTCACCAAATGAAGCAGTACAAGCGTTGGAAGATCAAATTATTAAAGGTAAATAG
- a CDS encoding 2-oxoglutarate oxidoreductase, translated as MADINEIIKEENLVYSKSKVLTDTVMSYCPGCTHGVVHKLIAEVIEEMNIQEKTIGVCPVGCSVLAYKFLDIDMQQASHGRAPAVATAVSRLRPDKYVFAYQGDGDLASIGTGEIIHACNRGENIVVIFINNGIYGMTGGQMAPTSLIGMPTSTSPYGRDAKLAGNPLKITELIAQLPGTTFVTRQAAHTPAAVRKCKKAILKAFENVGNKKGTSFIEVVSTCSSGWKLSPVKSNEWMVEHMLPFYQLGDLKDE; from the coding sequence ATGGCAGATATCAATGAAATAATAAAGGAAGAGAATCTGGTTTATAGTAAATCAAAAGTTCTTACCGATACTGTAATGTCGTACTGCCCTGGTTGTACCCATGGTGTTGTACATAAGTTGATTGCAGAGGTTATTGAGGAAATGAATATTCAGGAAAAAACCATTGGGGTTTGCCCTGTAGGTTGTTCTGTTCTTGCCTATAAATTTTTGGATATTGACATGCAACAAGCTTCTCACGGTCGTGCTCCAGCTGTAGCTACTGCGGTTTCCAGACTAAGACCCGATAAGTACGTATTTGCTTATCAAGGTGATGGCGACCTAGCATCTATAGGAACAGGTGAAATTATTCATGCATGTAACCGTGGCGAGAACATTGTTGTTATCTTCATAAACAATGGAATCTACGGGATGACAGGCGGTCAAATGGCACCAACCTCCCTAATAGGAATGCCTACATCAACATCACCCTATGGTCGTGATGCTAAACTTGCTGGGAATCCATTAAAAATAACCGAGTTAATTGCTCAGCTTCCTGGAACCACCTTTGTTACCCGTCAGGCTGCCCATACACCTGCCGCTGTTCGTAAATGTAAAAAAGCTATTCTTAAAGCTTTTGAGAATGTTGGCAATAAAAAGGGAACTTCGTTTATTGAGGTTGTATCTACTTGCAGCTCAGGCTGGAAACTTTCTCCCGTTAAATCGAACGAGTGGATGGTTGAGCACATGCTACCATTCTATCAACTTGGCGATCTTAAGGACGAATAA
- a CDS encoding 2-oxoacid:acceptor oxidoreductase family protein has translation MTEEIIIAGFGGQGVLSMGKILAYSGIMQDQEVSWMPSYGPEMRGGTANVTVILSDTRISSPILMEYDTAIILNQQSMDKFEKSVKKGGTLIYDPNGITRHPDRKDIKIFKVEAAEEAAKMQSAKSFNMLVLGAFLKIKPIVKMDNVIKGLKKSLPERHHHLIPMNEKAITRGMEIIVEVK, from the coding sequence ATGACAGAAGAAATTATAATAGCAGGATTTGGCGGACAAGGTGTTCTATCCATGGGTAAAATACTTGCCTATTCAGGAATTATGCAGGATCAGGAAGTATCCTGGATGCCTTCGTATGGCCCTGAAATGCGTGGTGGAACAGCCAACGTTACCGTAATCCTTAGCGATACTCGCATTAGCTCACCAATCCTTATGGAGTATGATACAGCCATTATACTTAACCAGCAATCAATGGATAAGTTTGAGAAGTCTGTAAAAAAAGGTGGTACGTTAATTTATGATCCAAATGGTATTACCCGCCATCCAGATCGTAAGGATATAAAGATTTTCAAGGTTGAGGCTGCTGAAGAAGCCGCTAAAATGCAGAGCGCAAAATCATTTAACATGCTAGTACTTGGCGCTTTCCTTAAAATTAAACCCATTGTGAAGATGGATAACGTTATTAAAGGTTTAAAGAAATCGCTCCCCGAAAGACATCACCATTTAATTCCAATGAATGAAAAAGCGATAACCCGTGGAATGGAAATAATTGTTGAAGTTAAATAG